A genomic segment from Candidatus Obscuribacterales bacterium encodes:
- a CDS encoding bifunctional 4-hydroxy-2-oxoglutarate aldolase/2-dehydro-3-deoxy-phosphogluconate aldolase: MDEQAWLKELTCSRAIAVIRAPSLDIGYRMAQAVAAGGMRMLEVTWTSDRPGDLIQRLREDLPTCCVGAGTVLHPTAFSQAIAAGAQFLFSPHTDLDLLRWAIAHQVPMVPGALSPNEIMAAWQAGATTVKVFPVQAMGGAAYIRSLQGPLGHIPLIPTGGVTLQHAAELLTAGAIAVGVSGQLFPAEAI; encoded by the coding sequence ATGGATGAGCAAGCATGGCTCAAGGAACTGACATGTAGTCGAGCGATCGCTGTGATTCGGGCTCCTAGCCTGGATATTGGCTATCGCATGGCTCAAGCTGTGGCGGCGGGCGGGATGCGGATGCTTGAAGTGACTTGGACGAGCGATCGCCCTGGTGACCTGATCCAGCGTCTGCGGGAGGATCTACCTACCTGTTGTGTGGGTGCGGGGACGGTGCTGCATCCCACAGCTTTCAGTCAAGCGATCGCAGCGGGTGCCCAGTTTCTCTTTTCCCCCCACACGGATCTAGACCTACTGCGCTGGGCGATCGCCCACCAGGTGCCCATGGTGCCGGGGGCCCTGTCGCCAAATGAAATTATGGCGGCTTGGCAAGCAGGGGCTACAACCGTCAAAGTTTTTCCAGTGCAGGCTATGGGCGGTGCTGCCTATATTCGCAGCTTACAGGGCCCCCTAGGACATATTCCCCTGATTCCTACAGGGGGGGTCACGCTCCAACATGCGGCAGAGTTACTCACAGCCGGGGCGATCGCGGTGGGGGTGTCAGGACAGCTCTTTCCTGCCGAGGCGATCG
- the rpsN gene encoding 30S ribosomal protein S14, with amino-acid sequence MAKKSMVERERKRQKLIDKYAAKRAELKEQFRTASSQQEKMDIHRQIQQLPRNSVPSRLRNRCWLTGRSRGYYRDFGLCRNALRKMAHEGLLPGVVKSSW; translated from the coding sequence ATGGCAAAGAAGAGCATGGTTGAGCGGGAGCGTAAGCGCCAGAAGCTCATTGATAAGTACGCCGCGAAGCGGGCAGAGCTAAAGGAACAATTCCGCACTGCCTCTTCTCAGCAAGAAAAAATGGACATTCATCGCCAGATTCAGCAGTTGCCGCGTAACAGCGTGCCTAGCCGTCTGCGCAACCGGTGTTGGCTAACAGGTCGTTCCAGAGGTTACTATCGTGACTTTGGCCTCTGCCGCAACGCCCTGCGGAAAATGGCCCACGAAGGCCTACTGCCTGGCGTGGTGAAATCAAGCTGGTAG
- the nth gene encoding endonuclease III produces the protein MPRKLSIKQQRAIEILIRLKRLYPDATCSLSYETPVQLLVATILSAQCTDERVNKVTPELFRQFPDARAMAEADLEDLETLVRSTGFYRNKAKNIQGACRMIVTDFGGQVPQLMDDLLKLPGVARKTANVVLAHAFGINAGVTVDTHVKRLSKRLGLTQHTDPVRVERDLIKLLPQPDWENWSIRLIYHGRAVCMARNPACDRCHLADLCPAADPSKVSASGPPQLRSLPST, from the coding sequence ATGCCGCGCAAACTGTCTATCAAACAACAGCGGGCGATCGAAATCCTCATTCGCCTCAAGCGTCTGTATCCCGATGCCACCTGCTCCCTCAGCTATGAAACGCCGGTTCAGTTGCTGGTGGCGACGATTCTCTCCGCCCAATGTACGGACGAACGGGTCAACAAAGTTACACCGGAGCTATTTCGGCAGTTTCCTGATGCTCGGGCCATGGCGGAGGCTGATCTGGAGGATCTAGAAACTTTGGTGCGCTCCACAGGCTTTTATCGCAATAAGGCCAAGAACATCCAAGGGGCCTGTCGCATGATTGTGACGGACTTTGGCGGACAGGTGCCCCAACTCATGGATGATCTGCTGAAGCTACCGGGGGTGGCTCGGAAAACCGCCAATGTGGTGCTAGCCCATGCGTTTGGCATCAATGCTGGCGTCACGGTGGATACCCACGTTAAGCGTTTGAGTAAGCGGCTAGGGCTGACCCAGCACACCGATCCCGTCCGAGTTGAGCGGGATTTAATTAAGCTGCTCCCCCAACCGGATTGGGAAAATTGGTCTATTCGCCTGATCTACCACGGTCGCGCCGTGTGCATGGCCCGGAATCCGGCCTGCGATCGCTGCCATCTAGCTGACCTTTGCCCTGCGGCAGATCCTAGCAAGGTGAGTGCTTCGGGGCCACCCCAATTGCGATCGCTACCCTCGACCTAG
- the rseP gene encoding RIP metalloprotease RseP: protein MSGLFALPAIAALAILIVVHELGHFLAARLQGIHVNRFSIGFGPILWKYQGSQTEYAIRAIPLGGFVGFPDDDPDSNIPDDDPDLLSNRPILDRAIVISAGVIANLLFAYLLFVGQFAGVGIPDTFNTKPGILIPEVMSLETPAAQAGIRPGDLVLEVNDTTLGADAPVIDLFTEAIRSSPNQPVDLLVQRGDRQLNLTVTPEVNDQGVAVIGVKLIPNGDSTYRRPTGIGEVLTLAARSFQDMFLGIAGGFWMLITNFSQIADQVGGPVKIVEQGARFAENNLLSLIPFTAAISINLAIINILPLPALDGGQLTFLLIEGLRGKPLPSQVQENVMQTGLVLLLGLGVILIVRDTTQLEVFQNLLQ from the coding sequence ATGTCTGGATTATTTGCGCTGCCAGCGATCGCCGCCCTAGCCATTTTGATTGTGGTTCATGAACTGGGGCATTTTCTGGCTGCCCGCCTCCAAGGTATTCATGTCAATCGCTTTTCCATCGGGTTTGGCCCCATTTTATGGAAATACCAAGGATCGCAGACAGAATATGCTATTCGGGCCATCCCCCTAGGGGGATTTGTCGGTTTCCCAGACGATGATCCAGATAGCAACATCCCCGATGATGATCCCGATCTGCTGAGCAATCGTCCCATTCTCGACCGGGCGATCGTGATCAGCGCCGGTGTAATCGCCAATCTTTTATTTGCCTATCTATTATTTGTGGGACAGTTTGCTGGCGTAGGTATTCCCGATACGTTTAACACCAAGCCAGGCATCTTGATCCCCGAGGTGATGTCCCTCGAAACACCGGCGGCCCAGGCCGGCATTCGTCCTGGAGACTTGGTGTTGGAAGTCAACGATACGACCCTGGGTGCCGATGCGCCAGTGATCGATTTGTTTACTGAAGCTATTCGCTCAAGTCCCAACCAGCCCGTAGATTTGCTTGTGCAACGGGGCGATCGCCAGCTCAATCTAACGGTGACCCCCGAGGTGAACGATCAGGGTGTGGCGGTCATCGGGGTGAAGCTGATTCCCAATGGAGACTCGACCTATCGTCGTCCCACGGGCATTGGTGAAGTTCTCACCCTGGCAGCCCGGAGTTTTCAAGATATGTTCTTGGGCATTGCTGGTGGTTTTTGGATGCTGATCACCAACTTTTCCCAAATTGCCGACCAGGTGGGTGGCCCGGTCAAAATTGTCGAGCAAGGAGCTCGCTTTGCCGAAAATAACCTGCTGAGCTTGATTCCGTTTACCGCTGCTATCAGCATCAACCTAGCAATTATCAACATTCTGCCGCTCCCGGCCCTCGATGGCGGTCAGCTCACCTTTTTGCTGATTGAAGGACTGCGAGGCAAGCCCCTGCCGTCTCAAGTGCAGGAAAATGTGATGCAGACGGGGTTGGTGCTGCTGCTGGGGTTGGGCGTTATCCTGATCGTGCGCGACACAACCCAGCTTGAGGTGTTTCAAAATCTACTGCAATAG